A stretch of the Anaeromyxobacter sp. genome encodes the following:
- a CDS encoding PLP-dependent transferase — protein sequence MSDEVHLDANVPGNPAYHFTIVPAGSPAAAGWAERAPLVRGAGLSTQCVHAGVQPDPAYGAVMPPIYQTSTFAFRDVCTNAGYDYTRSGNPTRAALEDAITMLEGGQGATCTSTGMSAVLVALNLLPHGSHLLCTVDCYGGTFRTLEHAKLAYGLEVTYLDLADLAAVRAALRPNTRMVWIETPSNPLLRLTDVRAVSALARAAGALTVVDNTFLSPALQRPFELGADLVVHSTTKYLNGHSDVVGGAVVAAPGQVALAQRLQSMNNLLGTAQGPHDCFLVLRGLKTLVLRMKAHEAGAAAVAAFLARHPAVARVHYPGLPGHPQHALAKAQQRGFGGMLSFELQDGRKDRVDHVLRTLRWFTLAESLGGVESLVAHPASMTHASMTPEARRRAGITDAVIRLSVGIEDPADLLADLERALASLPA from the coding sequence ATGTCCGACGAAGTCCACCTCGACGCCAACGTCCCGGGCAACCCGGCCTACCACTTCACCATCGTGCCGGCCGGCTCGCCGGCCGCCGCCGGCTGGGCCGAGCGCGCCCCGCTGGTGCGCGGCGCCGGGCTCTCCACCCAGTGCGTCCACGCCGGCGTCCAGCCCGACCCCGCCTACGGCGCGGTCATGCCGCCCATCTACCAGACCTCCACCTTCGCCTTCCGCGACGTCTGCACCAACGCCGGCTACGACTACACCCGCAGCGGCAACCCCACCCGGGCCGCGCTGGAGGACGCCATCACCATGCTGGAGGGCGGCCAGGGGGCCACCTGCACCAGCACCGGCATGAGCGCCGTGCTGGTGGCGCTCAACCTGCTGCCCCACGGCAGCCACCTGCTCTGCACCGTCGACTGCTACGGCGGCACCTTCCGCACCCTGGAGCACGCCAAGCTGGCCTACGGGCTGGAGGTGACCTACCTGGACCTGGCCGATCTGGCGGCGGTCCGGGCCGCCCTGCGACCGAACACCCGCATGGTCTGGATCGAGACCCCCTCCAACCCGCTGCTCCGGCTCACCGACGTGCGGGCGGTGTCGGCGCTGGCCCGCGCCGCCGGCGCCCTCACGGTGGTGGACAACACCTTCCTCTCGCCGGCCCTGCAGCGCCCCTTCGAGCTGGGCGCCGACCTGGTGGTCCACTCCACCACCAAGTACCTGAACGGCCACAGCGACGTGGTGGGCGGGGCGGTGGTGGCGGCCCCCGGGCAGGTGGCGCTGGCGCAGCGGCTCCAGAGCATGAACAACCTGCTCGGCACCGCGCAGGGGCCGCACGACTGCTTCCTGGTGCTGCGCGGCCTGAAGACCCTGGTGCTGCGCATGAAGGCCCACGAGGCGGGCGCGGCGGCGGTGGCGGCCTTCCTGGCGCGCCACCCGGCGGTGGCCAGGGTCCACTACCCGGGCCTGCCCGGCCACCCGCAGCACGCGCTGGCGAAGGCCCAGCAGCGGGGCTTCGGCGGCATGCTGAGCTTCGAGCTCCAGGACGGCCGCAAGGACCGGGTGGACCACGTCCTCAGGACGCTGCGCTGGTTCACGCTGGCGGAGAGCCTGGGCGGCGTGGAGAGCCTGGTGGCCCACCCGGCCTCCATGACCCACGCCTCGATGACCCCGGAGGCGCGGCGCCGCGCCGGCATCACCGACGCGGTCATCCGGCTCTCGGTGGGCATCGAGGACCCGGCCGACCTGCTGGCGGACCTGGAGCGGGCGCTGGCCTCGCTGCCGGCCTGA
- a CDS encoding DUF3467 domain-containing protein, protein MSDKPSPPPHTVQLQIEIDPAVANGVFVNMAMVNHTDTEFTLDLVYIQPQQPRATVRARAITTPKHMKRLMLAIQDNLRRYEERFGAIDLGDAPHFPGGVVN, encoded by the coding sequence ATGTCCGACAAGCCCTCCCCGCCGCCGCACACCGTCCAGCTCCAGATCGAGATCGACCCGGCCGTGGCCAACGGGGTGTTCGTCAACATGGCCATGGTGAACCACACCGACACCGAGTTCACCCTGGACCTGGTCTACATCCAGCCGCAGCAGCCGCGCGCCACCGTGCGGGCCCGCGCCATCACCACCCCCAAGCACATGAAGCGGCTCATGCTGGCCATCCAGGACAACCTGCGCCGCTACGAGGAGCGCTTCGGCGCCATCGACCTGGGCGACGCGCCGCACTTCCCGGGCGGCGTGGTCAACTGA
- the radA gene encoding DNA repair protein RadA: MTVSRPPAKPKTVYACAECGQTSPKWLGQCPACRRWNTMNEEVAVAEARGASPRGWLTTAGAKPVPLHEVEAREESRLKTGIGELDRVLGGGVVPGSLVLLGGDPGIGKSTLILAALDRLARAAAPRPVLYVSGEESARQVKLRADRLGALAPTLQVLAETDATKVLHAAEVLQPAAMVIDSIQTQYLPELSSAPGTVTQIRESTARLMAFAKTTETPVFLIGHVTKDGAIAGPRVLEHMVDTVLYFEGGGAHPYRILRAHKNRFGSASEIGVFEMKAGGLSEVPNPSALFLAERPLDAPGSAVTAVLNGTRTVLVEIQALVAPTTFGTPRRTALGVDSNRVALLAAVLEKKVGLELLSCDLFVNVAGGLEVDDPAADLATIAALASSFRNQAIAGRTLLLGEVGLAGEVRAVSQPELRLAEAARLGFGRALLPAANTRHVLAPAGLELVGVETVAEALDQLG, from the coding sequence ATGACCGTGTCCCGCCCGCCCGCCAAGCCGAAGACCGTCTACGCCTGCGCCGAGTGCGGCCAGACGAGCCCCAAGTGGCTGGGCCAGTGCCCCGCCTGCCGCCGCTGGAACACCATGAACGAGGAGGTGGCGGTGGCCGAGGCCAGGGGCGCCTCGCCCCGCGGCTGGCTCACCACCGCCGGGGCCAAGCCCGTCCCGCTGCACGAGGTGGAGGCCCGCGAGGAGTCGCGCCTCAAGACCGGCATCGGCGAGCTGGACCGGGTGCTGGGCGGCGGCGTGGTGCCCGGCTCGCTGGTGCTGCTGGGCGGCGACCCCGGCATCGGCAAGTCCACGCTGATCCTGGCGGCGCTCGACCGGCTGGCCCGGGCGGCCGCCCCGCGGCCGGTGCTCTACGTCTCCGGCGAGGAGTCGGCGCGCCAGGTGAAGCTGCGGGCCGACCGGCTGGGCGCGCTGGCCCCCACCCTGCAGGTGCTGGCCGAGACCGACGCCACCAAGGTGCTGCACGCCGCCGAGGTGCTGCAGCCGGCGGCCATGGTCATCGACTCCATCCAGACCCAGTACCTGCCGGAGCTGAGCAGCGCCCCGGGCACGGTGACGCAGATCCGCGAGTCCACCGCGCGCCTGATGGCCTTCGCCAAGACCACCGAGACGCCGGTGTTCCTCATCGGCCACGTCACCAAGGACGGCGCCATCGCCGGCCCGCGGGTGCTCGAGCACATGGTGGACACGGTGCTCTACTTCGAGGGCGGCGGCGCCCACCCGTACCGCATCCTCAGGGCCCACAAGAACCGCTTCGGCTCGGCCTCCGAGATCGGCGTCTTCGAGATGAAGGCCGGCGGGCTCTCCGAGGTGCCCAACCCCTCGGCCCTCTTCCTGGCCGAGCGGCCGCTCGACGCCCCGGGCAGCGCGGTGACGGCGGTGCTCAACGGCACCCGCACCGTGCTGGTGGAGATCCAGGCGCTGGTGGCCCCCACCACCTTCGGCACGCCGCGCCGCACCGCGCTGGGGGTGGACTCCAACCGGGTGGCGCTGCTGGCGGCGGTGCTGGAGAAGAAGGTGGGGCTGGAGCTCCTCTCCTGCGACCTCTTCGTCAACGTGGCCGGCGGCCTGGAGGTGGACGATCCGGCGGCCGACCTGGCCACCATCGCGGCGCTGGCCTCCTCCTTCCGCAACCAGGCCATCGCCGGGCGCACCCTGCTGCTGGGCGAGGTCGGGCTGGCCGGCGAGGTGCGAGCGGTGTCGCAGCCGGAGCTCCGGCTGGCCGAGGCGGCCCGGCTGGGCTTCGGCCGGGCCCTGCTGCCCGCCGCCAACACCCGCCACGTGTTGGCCCCGGCCGGTCTGGAGCTGGTGGGCGTGGAGACCGTGGCCGAGGCCCTCGACCAGCTCGGCTGA
- a CDS encoding alpha/beta fold hydrolase codes for MARGREFELEGGPDAVLLLHGLTGSTFEMHHLALALAAAGHRCLAPVMAGHGGAPGDLVGVPWTEWVAKARRDLDRLAGARRTFVAGCSMGALVACALAHEHPEQVDGLVLLAPALELKAPGRLAGLLGRSGLLWRTVVPKGSGSDVADADMRRRNPCLDGVPLAAVAELQALAAFVDRVVPGVAAPALVIAGGQDHTVTLAGARRLARRLGSGPAPVVVLPESWHLVGVDVERERCAAEALAFLDGLRVPGAPTQAARRPRALAGAPRAARRPGAKVRS; via the coding sequence ATGGCGCGGGGGCGCGAGTTCGAGCTCGAGGGCGGCCCCGACGCGGTGCTGCTGCTGCACGGCCTGACCGGCTCCACCTTCGAGATGCACCACCTGGCGCTGGCCCTGGCGGCGGCCGGCCACCGCTGCCTGGCCCCGGTGATGGCGGGCCACGGCGGGGCGCCGGGCGACCTGGTGGGCGTGCCCTGGACCGAGTGGGTGGCCAAGGCGCGCCGCGACCTCGACCGCCTGGCCGGCGCGCGCCGCACCTTCGTGGCCGGCTGCTCCATGGGGGCGCTGGTGGCCTGCGCCCTGGCCCACGAGCACCCGGAGCAGGTGGACGGCCTCGTCCTGCTGGCGCCGGCGCTGGAGCTGAAGGCGCCCGGGCGGCTGGCCGGGCTGCTGGGGCGCAGCGGCCTGCTGTGGCGCACCGTGGTGCCCAAGGGCTCCGGCTCCGACGTGGCCGACGCGGACATGCGGCGGCGCAACCCCTGCCTCGACGGCGTGCCGCTGGCGGCGGTGGCGGAGCTGCAGGCGCTGGCGGCCTTCGTGGACCGGGTGGTCCCGGGCGTGGCCGCGCCGGCGCTGGTGATCGCCGGCGGGCAGGACCACACCGTCACCCTGGCCGGCGCCCGCCGGCTGGCGCGCCGGCTGGGGAGCGGGCCGGCCCCGGTGGTGGTGCTGCCGGAGAGCTGGCACCTGGTGGGGGTGGACGTGGAGCGGGAGCGCTGCGCCGCCGAGGCGCTGGCCTTCCTGGACGGGCTCAGGGTGCCGGGCGCGCCGACCCAGGCGGCGCGGCGGCCGCGGGCCCTGGCCGGGGCGCCCAGGGCGGCGCGCCGGCCCGGCGCCAAGGTGCGATCGTAG
- a CDS encoding OmcA/MtrC family decaheme c-type cytochrome → MTPARRTLLRSNLPLALALTLLGACGGSAGPAGSDGPNGSTGPTGPAGPTGPTGPTGPTGPGGPAGPTGPAGENAWLVGPGLQVTLSDVAVAADGTTSVTVALADAAGRPLDRTGLRSLGPVDLAFVSAALGSPGASGETAAYTPYTTRLDAGPAGAFLQPAAETSGAFAQLGEGRSRYTLSARGDPARAGATHVLLATAGRSFDGRRVTASAALHFRPDGAPPAVRPGVVGDAACAACHGTLRVHGGAWTTTEACAVCHGAESRDGDTGESLELRVMVHKLHRGRDLPSVAAGGSYRFEDDLGVTRDYAPVAFPQAIGRCTSCHLGAGTWASAPTRAACGSCHDLTSFVLPVTAPGQVLHGGGALPDDSSCRVCHGATSGLSPVVARHRPAVDTAPLVEVTILSVTGAGPGQAPTVTFSVAVDGLPRDLLASPLTRLALTLAGPTTDYATVLQATVQGTGASGTLSATPTPGTYAYAAPFAATIPAFATGTYAAVLEAALQPSPLDPRAAATTTPVFFAVTDAAAQPRRAVVTSAACAACHHRLEAHGGGRNTVEYCAFCHNPLATNAQRVARFEGASVVAASLDLKVMIHAIHRGPAHARPYVLGGLPAPTAANPAGTPLDLTGLRSPAESVRCATCHLGGSFTLPLAGSVRPSTEVTLACSEDQAADTNAFCDSPFFTVAATRTIPPTQAACGGCHDAASTAIHAEVMTNAAGQESCTTCHGPGSAEDVARVHATAP, encoded by the coding sequence ATGACCCCGGCACGGCGCACCCTCCTCCGCTCCAACCTCCCGCTGGCGCTGGCGCTCACGCTGCTGGGCGCCTGCGGCGGCTCGGCTGGTCCGGCGGGCTCCGACGGGCCGAACGGCTCCACCGGGCCGACCGGCCCGGCCGGTCCCACCGGTCCCACCGGTCCCACCGGTCCCACCGGCCCGGGCGGCCCCGCGGGCCCCACCGGACCTGCCGGCGAGAACGCCTGGCTGGTCGGCCCCGGGCTGCAGGTGACGCTCTCCGACGTCGCCGTGGCGGCCGACGGCACCACCAGCGTCACCGTGGCGCTCGCGGATGCGGCCGGCCGGCCGCTCGACCGGACCGGCCTCCGCTCGCTGGGGCCGGTGGACCTGGCCTTCGTCTCCGCGGCGCTCGGCAGCCCCGGGGCCAGCGGCGAGACGGCCGCCTACACGCCCTACACCACCCGGCTCGACGCCGGGCCGGCCGGCGCCTTCCTGCAGCCGGCGGCCGAGACCTCGGGCGCGTTCGCCCAGCTCGGCGAGGGGCGCTCCCGCTACACCCTCTCGGCGCGCGGCGACCCGGCCCGCGCCGGTGCCACCCACGTCCTCCTGGCCACGGCCGGCCGCAGCTTCGACGGGCGGCGCGTCACCGCCTCCGCCGCGCTCCACTTCCGCCCGGACGGGGCGCCGCCGGCGGTTCGGCCGGGGGTCGTCGGCGACGCCGCCTGCGCCGCCTGCCACGGCACGCTGCGGGTCCACGGCGGCGCCTGGACCACCACCGAGGCCTGCGCCGTCTGTCACGGCGCCGAGTCCCGCGACGGCGACACCGGCGAGTCGCTGGAGCTCCGGGTCATGGTCCACAAGCTCCACCGGGGCCGGGACCTCCCCAGCGTGGCGGCGGGCGGGTCCTACCGCTTCGAGGACGATCTCGGCGTGACCCGCGACTACGCCCCGGTGGCCTTCCCCCAGGCCATCGGCCGCTGCACCAGCTGCCACCTGGGCGCCGGGACCTGGGCCTCCGCCCCCACCCGCGCCGCCTGCGGCTCCTGCCACGACCTGACCTCCTTCGTGCTGCCCGTCACCGCGCCCGGCCAGGTGCTGCACGGCGGCGGAGCGCTCCCGGACGACTCCAGCTGCCGGGTCTGCCACGGCGCGACCAGCGGCCTGAGCCCGGTGGTGGCGCGCCACCGGCCCGCCGTCGACACCGCCCCGCTGGTGGAGGTCACCATCCTCTCGGTGACCGGCGCCGGCCCTGGCCAGGCGCCCACCGTGACCTTCTCGGTGGCGGTGGACGGCCTGCCGCGAGACCTCCTCGCGAGCCCGCTGACGCGGCTGGCGCTCACCCTGGCCGGCCCCACCACCGACTACGCCACCGTCCTGCAGGCCACGGTGCAGGGGACCGGGGCGTCGGGCACGCTCAGCGCCACCCCGACGCCGGGCACCTACGCCTACGCGGCGCCGTTCGCGGCGACCATCCCGGCCTTCGCCACCGGCACCTACGCCGCCGTCCTGGAGGCCGCCCTGCAGCCCTCCCCGCTCGACCCCCGCGCGGCCGCCACCACCACCCCGGTCTTCTTCGCGGTGACCGACGCCGCCGCGCAGCCCCGGCGCGCGGTGGTCACCTCGGCCGCCTGTGCGGCCTGTCACCACCGGCTCGAGGCCCACGGCGGCGGCCGCAACACGGTGGAGTACTGCGCCTTCTGCCACAACCCGCTGGCCACCAACGCCCAGCGGGTGGCCCGCTTCGAGGGCGCGTCGGTGGTGGCGGCCTCGCTGGACCTGAAGGTCATGATCCACGCCATCCACCGCGGCCCCGCCCACGCCAGGCCCTACGTGCTGGGCGGCCTCCCGGCGCCCACCGCCGCCAACCCGGCCGGCACGCCCCTGGACCTCACCGGCCTCCGCTCCCCGGCCGAGAGCGTCCGCTGCGCCACCTGCCACCTGGGCGGCAGCTTCACCCTCCCGCTGGCCGGCTCGGTGCGCCCCTCCACCGAGGTGACCCTGGCCTGCAGCGAGGACCAGGCCGCCGACACCAACGCCTTCTGCGACTCGCCCTTCTTCACGGTGGCTGCCACCCGGACCATCCCGCCCACCCAGGCCGCCTGCGGGGGCTGCCACGACGCGGCCTCCACCGCCATCCACGCCGAGGTGATGACCAACGCCGCCGGCCAGGAGAGCTGCACCACCTGCCACGGGCCCGGCTCCGCCGAGGACGTGGCGCGGGTCCACGCCACGGCGCCCTGA
- a CDS encoding ABC transporter substrate-binding protein, with product MPPAGAAPGAPGRQPGAVRVGCPLSGASFDLPPAPRVVSLVSSATEVLDAVGARHLLVGVTPYCARYVPGLAAPVVADYLVAEPEALRAVRPDLVVATDGVQLPLARRLAAAGLPVYVLPVPSSRFGLLENAVVLGALTGRLPEARALCDRLEREAAALVAAAPAPRPRVYAELWFGHHARRPGGRSFVHDLITLAGGEHVFGGRPDAYAPLDLEAAAAARPEVVVVFSEPEFPVDAAALVAARGWTAAFAPRVVVSTTERGKNLIQDGPSLLETARWLAAELRPR from the coding sequence ATGCCCCCGGCCGGCGCGGCGCCGGGCGCGCCAGGCCGCCAGCCCGGGGCGGTGCGCGTCGGCTGCCCCCTGTCCGGCGCCAGCTTCGACCTGCCGCCCGCCCCGCGGGTGGTGAGCCTGGTCTCCTCGGCCACCGAGGTGCTCGACGCGGTGGGGGCGCGCCACCTGCTGGTGGGGGTCACCCCGTACTGCGCCCGCTACGTGCCCGGCCTGGCCGCGCCGGTGGTGGCCGACTACCTGGTGGCGGAGCCCGAGGCGCTGCGCGCGGTGCGGCCCGACCTGGTGGTGGCCACCGACGGCGTGCAGCTGCCGCTGGCCCGCCGGCTGGCCGCGGCGGGCCTGCCGGTCTACGTGCTGCCGGTGCCCTCCTCGCGCTTCGGGCTGCTGGAGAACGCGGTGGTGCTCGGCGCGCTCACCGGCCGCCTGCCCGAGGCGCGCGCCCTGTGCGACCGGCTGGAGCGGGAGGCGGCCGCCCTGGTCGCGGCGGCCCCGGCGCCCAGGCCGCGGGTCTACGCCGAGCTCTGGTTCGGCCACCACGCCCGCCGGCCCGGCGGCCGCTCCTTCGTGCACGACCTCATCACCCTGGCGGGCGGCGAGCACGTCTTCGGAGGCCGCCCAGACGCCTACGCCCCGCTCGACCTCGAGGCGGCGGCGGCGGCGCGGCCGGAGGTGGTGGTGGTCTTCTCCGAGCCCGAGTTCCCGGTGGACGCCGCGGCCCTGGTGGCGGCGCGCGGCTGGACCGCCGCCTTCGCCCCGCGGGTGGTGGTCTCCACCACCGAGCGCGGCAAGAACCTCATCCAGGACGGCCCCTCGCTCCTGGAGACGG
- the glpK gene encoding glycerol kinase GlpK, with protein sequence MSRYVLAIDQGTTGTTALLIDRKLGVKARVNREFPQHFPRPGWVEHDLEDIWRSVRATVAAALRQAGARGRDVAAIGITNQRETTGLWRRTTGRPVHRAIVWQDRRTADACAALKAAGREAWIRQKTGLVLDPYFSGTKLGWLLDHVKGARAAAEAGDLCFGTIDSFLTFRLTGGAVHVTDVSNASRTLLMDLATRRWDDGLCSLLGAPRAALPEIRSSSEVYGATRGLGFLPDGLPVCGLAGDQQAALFGQACFERGEAKCTYGTGAFLLQHVGAAPVHSSRGLLATVAWEVGGEVAYALEGSSFIAGAAVQWLRDGLGLIRSAAEIEPLARSVKDSGGVTFTPALAGLGAPHWRPEARGVIRGLTRGTTRAHLARATLEGIALSVFDLAEAMRVESGQAMPSFKVDGGACQNDLLMQVQADLLGVPVVRPRMIETTALGAAFLAGLAAGVWPGRAELRRVFQVDRRFTPRMKPTDREAMLARWRAAVAAA encoded by the coding sequence GTGTCCAGATACGTGCTCGCCATCGACCAGGGGACCACCGGCACCACCGCGCTGCTCATCGACCGGAAGCTGGGCGTCAAGGCCCGGGTCAACCGGGAGTTCCCGCAGCACTTCCCGCGGCCAGGCTGGGTGGAGCACGACCTCGAGGACATCTGGCGCTCGGTGCGCGCCACCGTCGCCGCGGCGCTCCGCCAGGCCGGCGCCCGCGGCCGCGACGTGGCCGCCATCGGCATCACCAACCAGCGCGAGACCACCGGGCTGTGGCGCCGCACCACCGGGCGGCCGGTGCACCGGGCCATCGTCTGGCAGGACCGGCGCACCGCCGACGCCTGCGCCGCGCTCAAGGCGGCCGGCCGGGAGGCCTGGATCCGGCAGAAGACCGGCCTGGTGCTCGACCCCTACTTCTCCGGCACCAAGCTCGGCTGGCTGCTCGACCACGTCAAGGGGGCGCGGGCGGCGGCCGAGGCCGGCGACCTGTGCTTCGGCACCATCGACAGCTTCCTCACCTTCCGGCTCACCGGCGGGGCGGTCCACGTCACCGACGTGTCCAACGCCAGCCGCACCCTGCTCATGGATCTCGCCACCCGGCGCTGGGACGACGGCCTCTGCTCGCTCCTCGGCGCGCCGCGCGCCGCGCTGCCGGAGATCCGCTCCTCCTCGGAGGTCTACGGCGCCACCCGCGGCCTGGGGTTCCTGCCGGACGGCCTGCCGGTGTGTGGCCTGGCGGGCGACCAGCAGGCGGCCCTCTTCGGCCAGGCCTGCTTCGAGCGCGGCGAGGCCAAGTGCACCTACGGCACGGGCGCCTTCCTGCTGCAGCACGTCGGGGCGGCCCCGGTCCACTCCTCGCGCGGCCTGCTGGCCACGGTGGCCTGGGAGGTGGGCGGCGAGGTGGCCTACGCGCTGGAGGGCTCCTCCTTCATCGCCGGCGCGGCGGTGCAGTGGCTGCGCGACGGGCTCGGGCTGATCCGCAGCGCCGCCGAGATCGAGCCGCTGGCGCGCAGCGTGAAGGACTCCGGGGGGGTCACCTTCACGCCGGCGCTGGCCGGGCTGGGCGCGCCCCACTGGCGGCCCGAGGCGCGCGGCGTCATCCGCGGCCTGACCCGCGGCACCACCCGGGCCCACCTGGCGCGCGCCACGCTGGAGGGGATCGCCCTCTCGGTCTTCGACCTGGCCGAGGCCATGCGGGTCGAGTCGGGGCAGGCCATGCCGTCCTTCAAGGTGGACGGCGGGGCCTGCCAGAACGACCTGCTGATGCAGGTCCAGGCCGACCTGCTGGGCGTGCCGGTGGTGCGGCCCAGGATGATCGAGACCACCGCGCTCGGCGCCGCCTTCCTGGCCGGCCTGGCGGCCGGGGTCTGGCCGGGGCGCGCCGAGCTGCGGCGCGTCTTCCAGGTGGACCGACGCTTCACCCCGCGCATGAAGCCCACCGATCGCGAGGCCATGCTGGCCCGCTGGCGGGCCGCGGTGGCGGCGGCGTAG
- the bioB gene encoding biotin synthase BioB: protein MKATLPAGVEPISGEEARRLIHHSEGQALEALIARAARVRQAVHGAEVALCGIVNAKSGHCPEDCGFCSQSAHFEGAEAPEYPLMSARDIAEQAKVAERAGAREFSIVTSGTRVAKEQELRTIEEAVKLIRQESGVEPCASLGLMQAPELARLKDAGLMHYHHNLETARSFFDQVCTTHTYDEQLDTIRSARDLGYKVCSGGILGMGESPEQRVEFAETIRDLGIDCVPVNFLNPRPGTPMADVKAITPGECLAAVAVFRLMMPTAHIFVMGGREVNLGELQHRIFEAGADGTMVGNYLTSAGGTPDQVNGMVKDQGLSLRPPSTGRWAFTGEAEHEIHWNEKATTSKARSLPVVR from the coding sequence ATGAAGGCCACGCTCCCAGCAGGTGTCGAGCCCATCTCCGGCGAGGAGGCCCGCCGGCTCATCCACCACTCCGAGGGGCAGGCGCTCGAGGCGCTCATCGCCCGCGCCGCCCGGGTCCGCCAGGCGGTGCACGGCGCCGAGGTGGCCCTGTGCGGCATCGTCAACGCCAAGAGCGGCCACTGCCCGGAGGACTGCGGCTTCTGCTCGCAGTCGGCCCACTTCGAGGGGGCCGAGGCGCCCGAGTACCCGCTCATGAGCGCCCGAGACATCGCCGAGCAGGCCAAGGTGGCCGAGCGGGCCGGCGCCCGCGAGTTCTCCATCGTCACCTCGGGCACCCGGGTGGCCAAGGAGCAGGAGCTGCGCACCATCGAGGAGGCGGTCAAGCTCATCCGCCAGGAGTCGGGCGTGGAGCCCTGCGCCTCGCTCGGCCTGATGCAGGCGCCGGAGCTGGCGCGGCTCAAGGACGCCGGGCTGATGCACTACCACCACAACCTGGAGACGGCCCGCAGCTTCTTCGACCAGGTCTGCACCACCCACACCTACGACGAGCAGCTCGACACCATCCGCTCGGCGCGCGACCTCGGCTACAAGGTCTGCTCCGGCGGCATCCTCGGCATGGGTGAGTCCCCCGAGCAGCGGGTCGAGTTCGCCGAGACCATCCGGGACCTGGGCATCGACTGCGTGCCGGTCAACTTCCTCAACCCGCGCCCCGGCACCCCCATGGCCGACGTGAAGGCCATCACCCCGGGCGAGTGCCTGGCGGCGGTGGCGGTCTTCCGGCTGATGATGCCCACCGCCCACATCTTCGTCATGGGCGGCCGCGAGGTGAACCTGGGCGAGCTGCAGCACCGCATCTTCGAGGCCGGCGCCGACGGGACCATGGTGGGCAACTACCTCACCAGCGCCGGCGGCACCCCGGACCAGGTGAACGGCATGGTGAAGGACCAGGGGCTCTCGCTGCGCCCGCCCTCCACCGGGAGGTGGGCCTTCACCGGCGAGGCGGAGCACGAGATCCACTGGAACGAGAAGGCCACGACCTCGAAGGCGCGGTCGCTGCCGGTGGTGCGCTGA
- the bioF gene encoding 8-amino-7-oxononanoate synthase, which translates to MTRTALDWIDRELADLEQKGLRRSLEPLSSAQGPLVRVGGRVLVNLCSNDYLGLASDPRLTQAAAAAALAEGAGAGASRLVAGDLAIHGRLEAALASLHRAEAALLFNSGYHANVGVPAALVGRGDAIFSDVLNHASIVDGALLSRAGLVRYRHLDVTELGDLLAASTARRKLVVTDAVFSMDGDAAPLGAIADLCDRHGAMLYVDEAHAVGVLGPTGAGLAEQLGVKDRVDVEMGTLGKGLGAFGAYVAGSARLRQLLISRARSFVFTTALPPAACGAALAALQVVRDEPARRARLHALMAHLKAGLTARGFDVARVASPIFPVVLGSEARALAAAQGLRARGFFVRAIRPPTVPRGTSRLRVALTAGHDEAQLDAFLGALDEVLPGLPPAGPA; encoded by the coding sequence ATGACCCGCACCGCCCTCGACTGGATCGACCGCGAGCTCGCCGACCTGGAGCAGAAGGGGCTGCGCCGCTCGCTCGAGCCGCTCTCCTCGGCCCAGGGCCCGCTGGTCCGGGTGGGCGGGCGGGTCCTGGTCAACCTCTGCTCCAACGACTACCTGGGGCTGGCCAGCGACCCGCGCCTCACCCAGGCCGCGGCCGCGGCGGCGCTGGCCGAGGGGGCCGGGGCCGGCGCGTCGCGCCTGGTGGCCGGGGATCTCGCCATCCACGGGCGGCTGGAGGCGGCGCTGGCCTCGCTGCACCGGGCCGAGGCGGCCCTGCTCTTCAACTCCGGCTACCACGCCAACGTCGGGGTGCCGGCCGCGCTGGTGGGGCGCGGCGACGCCATCTTCTCCGACGTGCTCAACCACGCCTCCATCGTGGACGGGGCGCTGCTCTCCCGGGCCGGGCTGGTCCGCTACCGCCACCTGGACGTGACCGAGCTCGGCGACCTGCTGGCCGCCTCCACGGCCCGCCGCAAGCTGGTGGTCACCGACGCGGTCTTCTCCATGGACGGCGACGCCGCGCCGCTCGGGGCCATCGCCGACCTGTGCGACCGCCACGGCGCCATGCTCTACGTGGACGAGGCCCACGCGGTGGGGGTCCTGGGGCCCACCGGCGCCGGGCTGGCCGAGCAGCTCGGGGTCAAGGACCGGGTGGACGTGGAGATGGGCACGCTCGGCAAGGGGCTGGGCGCCTTCGGCGCTTACGTGGCCGGCTCGGCGCGGCTGCGCCAGCTCCTCATCTCGCGGGCGCGGTCCTTCGTCTTCACCACCGCGCTGCCGCCGGCCGCCTGCGGGGCGGCCCTGGCGGCGCTCCAGGTGGTGCGCGACGAGCCGGCGCGGCGGGCCCGGCTCCACGCGCTGATGGCCCACCTCAAGGCCGGGCTCACGGCCCGCGGCTTCGACGTGGCGCGGGTGGCCTCGCCCATCTTCCCGGTGGTGCTGGGCAGCGAGGCCCGGGCCCTGGCGGCGGCCCAGGGGCTGCGGGCGCGGGGCTTCTTCGTGCGCGCCATCCGGCCGCCCACCGTGCCGCGCGGCACCAGCCGCCTCCGGGTGGCGCTCACCGCCGGCCACGACGAGGCGCAGCTGGACGCCTTCCTGGGCGCGCTCGACGAGGTGCTGCCCGGGCTGCCGCCGGCCGGGCCGGCCTGA